The following are encoded together in the Zingiber officinale cultivar Zhangliang chromosome 8A, Zo_v1.1, whole genome shotgun sequence genome:
- the LOC122011524 gene encoding PLASMODESMATA CALLOSE-BINDING PROTEIN 3-like, with translation MATLALAALLLTLIGGSEAAWCVCKPEIGDAALQKTLDYACGAGADCNPILQNGACYSPNTVRGHCSYATNSYYQRKGQAQGACDFSGTATLTTTDPSYSSCNYPATQSAAGSSSTPSTSTPTPFTPTGGLGGLGPSTGLSSDSNHGVVHLKPGMAALLFAATGTCITLLR, from the exons ATGGCTACTCTAGCTTTAGCAGCTCTCTTGTTGACCTTGATTGGCGGATCAG AGGCTGCTTGGTGTGTTTGTAAACCCGAAATAGGGGATGCTGCTCTCCAGAAGACACTGGATTATGCTTGTGGAGCAGGGGCTGATTGCAACCCCATTCTCCAAAATGGAGCTTGTTATAGCCCCAACACCGTGAGGGGTCATTGCTCTTATGCTACTAACAGCTACTACCAAAGAAAGGGGCAGGCTCAGGGGGCTTGTGATTTCTCAGGCACTGCCACTCTTACAACAACAGATCCAA GTTACAGTAGCTGCAATTACCCAGCAACTCAAAG TGCTGCAGGCTCAAGTTCTACACCATCAACAAGCACCCCCACCCCCTTCACTCCAACTGGGGGACTGGGTGGCTTGGGGCCTTCAACTGGTCTTTCCAGTGACTCCAACCATGGTGTTGTGCACCTAAAGCCAGGCATGGCTGCCCTCTTATTCGCTGCCACTGGAACATGCATTACTTTGTTGCGTTGA